One Candidatus Melainabacteria bacterium genomic window carries:
- a CDS encoding MoxR family ATPase, translating to MNPVVTLSQRELSDFLLNVALVRPVFIWGPPGTGKSSIVQNFAESLGMPCVSLLGSQLAPEDIIGVPQIEHGVSRFCPPAMIARSEPYCLFLDELNACSHEVQKAFYSLIHERRIGEYLLPKGSIVIGAGNRAQDSAIVKPMSSALLNRLVHVHLRVSHRDWLEWAYQNDIHELVIRYIQNRPDQLAAEAPKHEEPFSTPRSWHMLSDALHEYGNGINDQALEVVAYGCLSPQHATQFKGFVKQLRSKYALSAILKGDEKWPTDPKDRDVLYFLAQSFRAQLLKELPQHKNDMSGSARELAHVAKGLLKDLSLISLEMAQMVVQEEKSGDVLPSWFMVDIVRDLPRLVDKKTT from the coding sequence ATGAATCCAGTTGTCACACTCTCACAAAGAGAGCTGTCCGACTTTCTCTTAAACGTCGCTCTGGTGCGCCCCGTATTCATATGGGGTCCGCCCGGCACCGGCAAATCTTCGATTGTGCAAAACTTTGCCGAATCGCTGGGAATGCCATGCGTCTCGTTACTTGGAAGTCAGCTCGCACCTGAAGACATTATCGGTGTTCCACAAATCGAACATGGTGTCAGCCGCTTTTGTCCGCCTGCAATGATTGCAAGATCTGAGCCATATTGCCTGTTCCTCGACGAACTTAATGCATGCTCGCACGAAGTGCAAAAGGCATTCTACAGCCTGATTCACGAGCGGCGAATCGGCGAATATCTATTACCGAAAGGTTCCATTGTCATCGGAGCAGGCAACCGTGCTCAAGATAGTGCCATCGTCAAACCAATGTCGTCGGCGCTGTTGAATCGATTGGTGCACGTGCATCTGCGCGTATCGCACCGCGATTGGCTGGAATGGGCGTATCAAAACGACATTCACGAGTTAGTGATCCGCTACATTCAAAACCGACCAGATCAGCTCGCAGCAGAAGCGCCAAAGCACGAAGAGCCATTCTCCACACCTAGATCCTGGCACATGCTGAGCGATGCCCTGCATGAATACGGCAACGGCATTAATGACCAGGCACTGGAAGTAGTGGCATACGGCTGCTTGTCGCCACAACACGCCACCCAATTCAAAGGCTTCGTCAAACAATTGCGCAGCAAATACGCATTGAGCGCAATCTTGAAAGGAGATGAAAAATGGCCAACTGATCCCAAAGATCGTGATGTGCTGTATTTTCTTGCGCAATCTTTCCGTGCTCAACTGCTCAAAGAATTACCTCAACACAAAAACGATATGAGCGGCAGCGCTCGTGAGTTGGCGCACGTAGCAAAAGGTCTGCTGAAGGACCTCTCGCTGATCAGCCTGGAGATGGCACAAATGGTAGTGCAAGAAGAGAAGAGTGGAGATGTGCTACCAAGCTGGTTCATGGTCGACATTGTTCGCGACTTGCCCCGGCTAGTCGACAAGAAAACAACGTGA
- a CDS encoding tetratricopeptide repeat protein yields the protein MISAEEQKANQMIIAGDLAGARPILVQLCVDNPDNATYQYRAACVHDGLGLEKEALPYYQEAFKLGGLSNEDLEGAYVGLGSTYRVLGYFAKSAEVLIEGSKRFPNSQCMKIFEAMTLHESGRHNLAVAMLLHCVADKPGDASVALYRRAIQQYASEYGQIDKECIGLKP from the coding sequence ATGATCTCGGCAGAAGAGCAGAAAGCAAATCAGATGATTATTGCCGGAGATCTTGCGGGCGCTAGACCCATTCTGGTGCAGTTGTGCGTAGATAATCCGGATAACGCGACTTATCAGTATCGTGCAGCTTGCGTGCATGATGGACTTGGTCTGGAGAAGGAGGCGCTGCCTTATTACCAGGAAGCTTTTAAGCTGGGCGGGCTCTCTAATGAAGATCTTGAAGGCGCTTATGTTGGGCTCGGCAGCACGTACAGGGTGCTTGGATATTTTGCGAAATCGGCAGAAGTGCTTATCGAGGGAAGCAAGAGATTTCCCAATAGCCAGTGTATGAAAATTTTCGAAGCAATGACCTTGCATGAAAGTGGTCGTCACAATCTCGCCGTGGCGATGCTTTTGCATTGCGTCGCAGATAAACCCGGTGATGCGTCTGTGGCGCTATACAGGCGAGCGATACAGCAGTATGCGTCCGAGTACGGTCAAATCGACAAAGAATGCATCGGTCTGAAACCTTGA
- a CDS encoding glutamyl-tRNA reductase, which yields MTHLVVCGLNYHNTPIAIRERFTIPQSCVSHALMALSHLPHVKEAAILSTCNRTEVYAVVSNVQAGWQEIEQFFNSAQAVSDHGALKPNFRLLREDVALHLFRVASGLDSMVLGEGQIMSQVKAAYQSALEAKTAGPVLDHLFKIALQCGKRVRSETSMGKRAVSVSSAALELARTTLGDLKDKRIAVIGAGKMSQICVKLLLSDQGSGTVFLLNRSKERVQQFLKNSLPNVHRLETEFDFEDRHKLAATADLVVVSTSAQRFLLERELLAASRSKEQKPLCIVDISVPRNVEPTIANLPGVKLFQSDDLTEVVTKNLAEREALVAEAEDIVFQTLDEFHAWQRSLLVVPTIAGLREKIESIRLEQMAKTRGASLSDSETDPAQIEEISRAIVNQILHHPTVQLKATRDYEILRQQAEALRTLFSLDPLGALNSKKTSRSRLSGPDTACREK from the coding sequence ATGACTCACCTCGTAGTCTGTGGCCTGAATTATCACAACACTCCGATTGCCATTCGTGAGCGCTTCACGATTCCTCAATCATGCGTCAGCCACGCACTGATGGCTCTATCCCACCTGCCGCACGTCAAAGAAGCGGCGATCTTATCGACCTGCAACCGCACCGAAGTCTATGCCGTTGTCTCGAACGTTCAAGCAGGTTGGCAGGAAATCGAACAATTTTTCAATTCAGCTCAGGCAGTCAGCGACCACGGCGCCCTCAAACCGAATTTCAGACTGCTGAGAGAAGATGTCGCTTTGCACCTCTTCCGGGTTGCTTCCGGGCTCGACAGTATGGTTCTGGGCGAAGGACAGATCATGTCCCAGGTCAAAGCCGCTTATCAGTCGGCGTTGGAAGCCAAGACTGCCGGACCTGTGCTCGACCATCTGTTCAAAATTGCCCTGCAATGCGGTAAACGTGTTCGCTCCGAAACATCGATGGGCAAAAGGGCCGTATCAGTGAGCTCAGCAGCACTGGAACTGGCTCGAACAACCCTGGGCGACCTGAAAGACAAGCGCATCGCCGTCATCGGTGCCGGCAAGATGTCTCAGATATGCGTCAAACTACTGCTTTCCGATCAGGGAAGCGGAACCGTATTTTTGCTGAATCGCAGCAAAGAACGCGTTCAACAGTTTTTGAAAAACTCTCTGCCAAACGTACATCGTTTAGAAACCGAGTTCGATTTCGAAGATCGCCACAAACTGGCAGCAACGGCTGATCTGGTCGTAGTCTCGACAAGCGCACAAAGGTTCTTGCTCGAACGTGAGCTACTCGCGGCAAGCCGTTCGAAAGAACAAAAACCGCTCTGTATCGTTGATATTTCAGTGCCACGCAATGTAGAGCCCACAATTGCTAATCTTCCAGGCGTCAAACTTTTCCAGTCCGATGATCTGACTGAAGTAGTAACGAAGAACCTGGCCGAGAGAGAAGCTCTAGTCGCAGAAGCTGAAGACATTGTATTTCAAACTCTAGACGAGTTTCACGCCTGGCAACGCTCACTACTGGTGGTACCAACCATTGCCGGTCTGCGTGAAAAAATCGAATCGATTCGCCTTGAACAGATGGCGAAAACACGAGGTGCCAGTCTGAGCGACAGCGAAACAGACCCGGCCCAAATCGAAGAAATCAGTCGGGCCATCGTCAATCAAATTTTGCATCACCCGACAGTGCAACTGAAAGCGACCAGAGACTACGAAATCTTGCGACAGCAAGCAGAAGCTCTGCGCACTTTGTTCAGCCTCGATCCGCTTGGAGCCCTGAACTCCAAGAAGACTTCTCGCAGCCGATTGAGCGGACCAGACACCGCCTGTAGAGAAAAGTGA
- a CDS encoding flotillin family protein translates to MFGLEIGSLIAVGVGVMLAFIMVYLMVNLYQKCSPNEAMIISGMYAGRDGRSYKIIVGGGAVMLPMVQQKATLSLEVMTIDVHSQAPMITKNGVPIFVEGVAQVKVKGDEISISTAAEQFLGKTEEEIKNIAHESLVGHLRAILGTMAVEELVQNNDSFAQRVQEVSLADLAKMGLTVVSFTIKEIKDTVGYLESLGRQQTAEAKRNADIGVAHAAKETQIQQAQAQRDAQIAQAQAAEEGAKAKLLADTRVAEASKNFQVNQAQFQSEVANKKAASDMAYDIVKAQTQQKLVEETQKIRIVEAQKEVELQQVEVQKRQVSLESEVTKPAEAEQQRIRLMAQAEQEKRRLLAEADAQAMKLQAQGQADATRLKAMADSEATKALGLAHAEATRAQGLAEATVTAAKGQAEAEAMAKKAEAYKLYNDAAMTSMIIEKLPEMIAAAASPLSKIGNMTVLSTGSDGGASKVTNDVLNVATQSMMMIKGLTGIDIADALKRDRKVIDGGTARSQAVDPTKSLS, encoded by the coding sequence ATGTTTGGTTTAGAGATCGGTTCACTAATAGCCGTAGGCGTCGGAGTCATGCTAGCTTTCATCATGGTCTATCTGATGGTTAACCTCTACCAAAAGTGCAGCCCCAACGAAGCGATGATCATCTCCGGTATGTACGCTGGGCGGGACGGAAGAAGTTATAAAATCATCGTCGGTGGTGGCGCGGTCATGCTGCCGATGGTGCAACAAAAAGCGACGTTGAGCCTTGAAGTGATGACGATAGACGTCCACTCACAAGCGCCGATGATCACTAAAAACGGTGTTCCAATATTCGTAGAAGGCGTTGCTCAAGTAAAAGTCAAAGGCGACGAAATCTCAATCTCGACAGCCGCTGAGCAATTCCTCGGCAAGACGGAAGAAGAAATAAAGAACATTGCTCACGAATCACTGGTCGGTCACTTGAGAGCCATTCTCGGTACGATGGCAGTCGAAGAGTTGGTACAAAACAACGACTCATTCGCCCAACGTGTTCAAGAAGTATCGCTTGCTGACCTGGCCAAGATGGGTTTGACCGTTGTATCGTTCACCATCAAAGAAATCAAAGATACAGTTGGTTATTTGGAATCACTCGGTCGTCAACAAACAGCCGAAGCAAAAAGAAACGCCGACATCGGTGTTGCCCACGCAGCCAAAGAAACTCAAATCCAACAAGCACAAGCTCAACGCGACGCGCAGATTGCACAAGCGCAAGCCGCAGAAGAAGGCGCCAAAGCCAAGCTGTTAGCCGACACTAGAGTTGCCGAAGCTTCCAAAAACTTCCAGGTCAACCAGGCGCAGTTCCAGAGCGAAGTCGCCAACAAGAAAGCTGCATCAGACATGGCATACGACATCGTCAAAGCGCAGACACAACAGAAACTTGTTGAAGAAACTCAGAAGATCAGAATCGTTGAAGCACAGAAAGAAGTTGAACTGCAACAGGTTGAAGTGCAGAAACGCCAGGTATCTCTCGAAAGCGAAGTCACCAAGCCTGCCGAAGCAGAACAACAGAGAATTCGCTTGATGGCGCAAGCCGAACAGGAAAAACGCAGATTACTTGCCGAAGCAGACGCTCAAGCGATGAAACTGCAAGCACAAGGTCAAGCGGATGCCACTCGTTTGAAAGCGATGGCAGACTCCGAAGCCACCAAAGCCCTGGGTCTTGCCCATGCAGAAGCAACCAGAGCTCAAGGTCTTGCCGAAGCTACCGTTACAGCAGCCAAAGGTCAAGCAGAAGCCGAAGCCATGGCTAAGAAAGCGGAAGCCTACAAGCTCTATAATGACGCTGCTATGACAAGCATGATCATCGAGAAACTGCCTGAAATGATTGCCGCTGCTGCTTCACCGCTCTCGAAGATTGGCAACATGACTGTACTTTCAACTGGAAGCGACGGCGGTGCCAGCAAAGTCACCAACGATGTTCTCAACGTTGCAACACAGAGCATGATGATGATCAAAGGACTGACCGGTATCGATATCGCCGACGCCCTGAAGCGCGACCGCAAAGTAATCGATGGTGGTACAGCCCGCAGTCAAGCGGTAGATCCAACCAAATCACTCAGCTAA
- a CDS encoding response regulator transcription factor: MSKILLVDDDVLLGETLQELFLARDLNLEIAHTAEDGLQLLNAFEYELILLDWNLPGMSGVALCEQYRKNGGLSHIIFLTSESDVSKKEEALDSGGDDYLVKPFDERELFARIRSVMRRSLNSFSEEMKIGELHFKIDSRVIACNNKTVQLTPKESQLLQFLLRHRDRPYTGQRLFDAIWPSDADVSAQTVKVLINNLRDKLSKVGQRDLIKTVVGSGYVIENRD; the protein is encoded by the coding sequence TTGAGTAAGATTCTGCTTGTCGATGACGATGTTCTTTTGGGCGAAACGCTCCAAGAATTGTTTCTTGCGCGCGACTTGAATCTGGAAATCGCACACACGGCTGAAGATGGTTTGCAGTTGCTGAACGCATTCGAGTACGAACTGATTTTGCTCGATTGGAATCTTCCAGGCATGAGCGGAGTCGCGTTGTGCGAGCAGTATCGTAAGAATGGCGGATTAAGTCACATTATCTTTCTCACCTCTGAAAGTGACGTCAGCAAGAAAGAAGAGGCTCTTGATTCCGGGGGGGATGACTATTTGGTGAAGCCCTTTGACGAGAGGGAGCTGTTTGCTCGTATTCGAAGTGTAATGAGGCGCTCTCTTAATTCCTTCAGTGAAGAAATGAAAATCGGCGAACTGCATTTTAAAATTGACTCTCGTGTAATCGCTTGCAATAACAAGACAGTTCAATTGACGCCAAAGGAATCTCAGCTGCTGCAATTTCTGCTGCGTCACAGGGATCGTCCATATACTGGTCAGCGTCTGTTCGATGCAATTTGGCCATCAGATGCAGATGTATCAGCGCAGACCGTGAAAGTGCTGATCAATAATTTGCGTGACAAGCTGAGTAAGGTCGGGCAGCGTGATTTGATTAAGACTGTGGTCGGCAGTGGCTATGTGATTGAAAATCGTGATTGA
- a CDS encoding nuclear transport factor 2 family protein, whose amino-acid sequence MNPPVPAFTEESAVLKVRLAEDNWNSRTPERVSKGYSIDSKWRNRSEFINGRDEIIAFLTRKWAAELDYRLIKELWAYTENRIAVRFAYEWHNDAGNWFRSYGNENWEFDKEGLMIARHASINDLPILESDRKFHWTLGRRPDDHPSLSQLGL is encoded by the coding sequence ATGAACCCACCCGTGCCTGCGTTCACCGAAGAATCCGCGGTACTTAAAGTGCGCCTGGCAGAGGACAACTGGAATTCACGTACACCGGAACGGGTCAGCAAAGGTTATTCGATCGACTCGAAATGGCGAAACCGTTCCGAATTCATCAATGGCAGAGACGAGATCATCGCTTTTCTTACCCGGAAATGGGCTGCGGAGCTGGACTATCGCCTGATTAAGGAATTATGGGCCTACACAGAAAACCGCATCGCCGTGCGCTTCGCTTATGAATGGCATAATGATGCAGGCAATTGGTTCCGCTCTTACGGCAACGAGAATTGGGAATTCGACAAAGAAGGACTGATGATCGCAAGGCACGCCAGCATCAATGATTTACCTATTCTCGAATCAGATCGCAAGTTTCACTGGACTCTGGGACGGCGCCCAGACGATCACCCGTCGCTTTCTCAGCTAGGTCTGTAG
- a CDS encoding CBS domain-containing protein, whose protein sequence is MEIILTHNNMDFDSLAAQFAVSKLYPSARMILGYPLVGNVRNFVALYRSSMPVTQMKYVDVENVRRIFIVDCQNVERLDEIARKMITEQKIPHVVFDHHQFDPNGLGPTAQEDSVIERVGSATTIVVDKIMSRNIHLTPFEATLMAIGIYEDTGCLTYSGTTDKDAACVAYLLKQGADLAIINDYIRPKMNDDQIGLLEDLIKDARVITVGGARVIVAVGSRDKYFDGVASLTRKLTEVESADAAFSVVHMRDRVHIVGRSDSHLIDVRLVVRKFGGDGHHGAGSAVTRNGTVESIAAEIEKLLRKQVKPEVVAEEIMISPVRTIRSNITMDEASRIMLRYGLDGVLVADEDSLVGVVSRRDIDQAKHHKLGHAPVRGFMSKPVISIDRKTPLSKIQQIMVTEDIGRLPVLDEEKQLVGLVSRGDVLKTLYGDNGSKPFLVPEWATLLKNDFAASGSTVHLEPRSVNLQKQMSTLDTPTSWLCVQTGKVAAQLNMVAYAVGGSVRDLILKVPNYDLDFVIEGAAIDLANAMESAYPARLEVVARHERFQTAKLWFYADTRRDIDFSTARTEFYEFPAALPTVEASQLEQDLLRRDFTINALAICLNPGRYGMLVDHFGGLEDIKKKTIRVLHAFSFIEDPTRIIRAVRFASRLEFNIEPKTKELAKRAVAMGIFDNLGGSRMRDELRSILESPRRIRALDLLAELGAKLRYLDAELEYQQSIRTLLRRAEGLMKRYTLGQPWVVYLALLLSQLDEHRIDVVLDRLHLTNEQKAIVRKGLAIPRQLPEVVETLNKQGVKNSQIYYLLKGKPEESLAIAACLASPGAPLRRMIRLYLEHLEKVQIELTGADLVELGVAPGPEIGRALDAILERKLDGLIFTRQDELEFVKERFQSKFAIKESSTSAKQGPSTEKKLTKSTRKTAK, encoded by the coding sequence GTGGAAATAATTCTCACTCACAACAATATGGACTTCGACTCACTGGCTGCTCAGTTTGCAGTTTCGAAGCTCTATCCTTCCGCGCGAATGATTTTGGGCTATCCGCTGGTCGGCAACGTGCGCAATTTTGTGGCACTTTATCGCAGCTCGATGCCGGTGACTCAAATGAAGTACGTCGATGTTGAAAATGTTCGGCGCATTTTCATCGTGGACTGTCAGAACGTCGAGCGCCTTGATGAGATAGCAAGGAAAATGATCACGGAGCAGAAAATTCCGCACGTCGTTTTCGATCATCATCAGTTCGACCCGAACGGATTGGGTCCCACTGCTCAGGAAGATTCAGTGATAGAGCGGGTCGGCTCGGCAACAACAATTGTTGTCGATAAGATCATGAGTCGGAATATTCATTTGACCCCATTTGAAGCGACTCTTATGGCTATTGGCATTTACGAGGACACTGGTTGTCTTACTTATAGCGGTACGACCGATAAAGACGCTGCCTGTGTAGCCTATTTGCTCAAGCAAGGTGCCGATCTGGCTATTATCAACGATTACATACGTCCCAAAATGAACGACGATCAAATCGGATTGCTTGAAGATTTGATCAAAGATGCTCGTGTGATCACCGTGGGTGGTGCGCGTGTGATTGTCGCAGTCGGATCGCGTGACAAATATTTTGACGGCGTGGCTTCTTTGACGCGCAAGCTCACCGAAGTGGAATCGGCTGACGCTGCCTTCTCCGTCGTTCATATGCGTGATCGTGTTCACATTGTCGGTAGAAGCGATTCACACCTCATCGATGTTCGCCTGGTAGTGCGAAAATTTGGCGGTGACGGTCACCATGGTGCGGGCTCGGCTGTTACTCGTAATGGCACGGTTGAATCCATCGCTGCTGAAATCGAAAAGTTGTTGCGCAAGCAAGTCAAACCGGAAGTGGTGGCTGAGGAGATTATGATCTCTCCAGTGCGCACCATTCGCTCCAATATCACAATGGACGAAGCCAGTCGTATCATGCTGCGCTACGGTTTGGACGGTGTACTCGTTGCCGATGAAGACAGTCTTGTTGGCGTAGTTAGTCGCCGCGATATCGATCAGGCTAAACATCATAAGCTAGGTCATGCGCCTGTGCGCGGATTTATGAGTAAACCTGTTATTTCGATTGACCGGAAAACACCGCTCAGCAAGATTCAACAAATTATGGTTACTGAAGACATCGGAAGATTGCCTGTTCTTGACGAGGAGAAGCAGCTCGTCGGGTTAGTCTCGCGCGGCGATGTTCTAAAGACGTTGTATGGAGACAACGGTTCGAAACCGTTCCTCGTGCCTGAGTGGGCAACACTTCTCAAAAATGATTTTGCCGCCTCTGGAAGCACCGTGCACCTTGAGCCCCGGTCTGTCAATTTGCAGAAGCAGATGAGTACCCTGGATACGCCAACATCGTGGCTGTGCGTGCAGACCGGAAAAGTTGCTGCGCAACTGAATATGGTGGCTTATGCTGTTGGTGGTTCGGTTCGTGATTTGATTCTGAAAGTGCCAAACTACGATCTCGATTTTGTCATCGAGGGGGCCGCCATTGATCTTGCAAATGCTATGGAGTCCGCATATCCAGCTCGTCTTGAAGTGGTGGCTCGGCACGAGCGATTCCAGACCGCTAAATTGTGGTTTTATGCAGACACGAGAAGGGATATAGATTTTTCCACAGCGCGAACTGAATTCTACGAATTTCCCGCAGCTCTCCCTACTGTTGAAGCATCTCAGTTGGAGCAGGACTTGTTGCGCCGCGACTTTACCATAAACGCCCTTGCCATTTGTTTGAATCCGGGTCGCTATGGCATGCTTGTCGATCACTTCGGCGGGCTGGAGGATATCAAAAAGAAGACGATTCGTGTTTTGCATGCATTTAGCTTCATTGAAGATCCGACACGAATTATTCGGGCAGTGCGATTTGCCAGCCGACTGGAATTCAACATCGAGCCGAAAACAAAAGAACTTGCTAAACGCGCCGTAGCCATGGGCATCTTTGACAATCTTGGCGGCAGTCGCATGCGTGATGAGTTGCGTTCGATTCTGGAGTCACCGCGACGCATTCGTGCGCTTGATTTGTTAGCGGAGCTGGGAGCCAAGTTGCGTTATCTCGATGCCGAGTTGGAGTATCAGCAATCGATACGCACGCTGTTGCGGCGCGCTGAAGGCTTAATGAAGCGCTATACGCTGGGGCAGCCATGGGTCGTTTATCTGGCCCTTTTGCTGTCGCAATTGGACGAACATCGCATCGATGTAGTACTCGATCGGCTGCATCTAACTAACGAACAGAAGGCAATCGTTCGAAAAGGGCTGGCAATCCCGAGGCAGTTGCCCGAGGTTGTTGAAACGTTGAACAAACAGGGTGTCAAAAACAGCCAGATCTATTACCTGCTGAAAGGAAAGCCGGAAGAATCGCTTGCCATTGCGGCATGTCTTGCGAGCCCGGGGGCGCCTCTGCGTCGTATGATTCGTTTGTATCTCGAACACCTGGAGAAGGTGCAAATCGAGTTGACCGGTGCAGACCTGGTTGAACTCGGCGTTGCGCCTGGACCTGAAATCGGTCGGGCTCTTGATGCGATTCTCGAACGGAAGCTGGACGGTTTGATTTTCACCCGTCAGGACGAACTGGAATTCGTAAAAGAGCGGTTTCAGTCCAAATTTGCTATCAAGGAATCTTCTACCAGTGCTAAACAAGGCCCGTCCACGGAGAAGAAGCTGACAAAATCGACTCGTAAGACTGCGAAATAG
- a CDS encoding peptidase, which yields MGKKSRAAKQCDTATKNYFEGRALVSQHPIFGRLLDYVTIYRGDNKVCPADGWAVAQSSGSIYVHHKRVAEPREWAYVLAHCLLHYAFDHFRTKENQMEWNIACDAFVAKFLTDIKFGQAPEEIRGDFAIGAQDEERLYEKICRNGASDDLKDRGMAGPFACDMMNTGESRNFYGKPVDWQELFAGGLASAASSAVNVAAGLEPFVGANDSLMKRTPAQRARSWFISSYPLLGALAAAFELIEDPHICTRMSVSIAAVHAEQQEIYMNPAAGLTESQCRFVMAHEFLHVGLQHEQRRRGRDAFLWNVACDYVINGWLVEMEVGEIPPQGLLHDPELKGLSAETIYDRIASDLRRARKLRTLRGNCEDGDMLSGHIPEWWRLADGVTLDDFYRRALAQGLDCHNQINRGLLPADLVEEINALLQPPIPWDVELAQWFDYYFPPLEKVRSYARQSRRQSSTPDIPRPRYVPGEFDDARTFGVILDTSGSMDRHLLARALGAIASYSASREVPFARVIFCDAIAYDQGYMSIDAIAGRVRVRGRGGTVLQPGIDLLQNAKDFPKTGPILIITDGYCEKNLLVRREHAYLLPAQNHLPFSPKGKVFYIS from the coding sequence ATGGGCAAGAAATCGCGAGCCGCAAAGCAGTGCGATACGGCTACGAAAAACTATTTCGAAGGCCGTGCGCTCGTTTCTCAACACCCTATCTTTGGGCGATTACTGGATTATGTGACGATCTACAGAGGAGACAACAAAGTCTGTCCTGCGGACGGATGGGCTGTTGCGCAGAGTTCCGGCTCAATTTACGTGCACCACAAAAGAGTTGCCGAACCACGAGAATGGGCTTACGTTCTCGCTCACTGTCTGCTGCATTACGCCTTCGATCACTTCCGTACGAAAGAAAATCAGATGGAATGGAATATCGCATGCGATGCCTTTGTAGCCAAGTTTCTGACCGACATAAAATTCGGACAAGCACCAGAGGAAATAAGGGGAGACTTCGCTATCGGTGCGCAGGACGAAGAACGGCTCTATGAAAAGATTTGCCGTAATGGCGCCAGCGATGATTTGAAAGACCGTGGCATGGCAGGTCCATTTGCATGCGACATGATGAACACTGGCGAAAGCAGAAATTTCTACGGTAAGCCAGTTGATTGGCAAGAACTCTTTGCCGGCGGTCTGGCATCAGCCGCAAGCAGCGCAGTCAATGTAGCAGCAGGGCTCGAACCATTCGTCGGTGCCAATGATTCGTTGATGAAACGCACACCAGCACAGCGAGCGCGCTCCTGGTTCATCAGCAGTTATCCACTTCTTGGTGCGCTGGCAGCCGCTTTTGAGCTGATCGAAGACCCGCACATTTGCACTCGCATGAGCGTCTCGATTGCTGCTGTGCATGCAGAGCAACAAGAAATATACATGAATCCTGCTGCTGGGCTGACTGAATCGCAATGCCGGTTCGTCATGGCTCACGAGTTTCTGCATGTCGGCTTACAACATGAACAACGGCGCCGCGGGCGAGATGCATTCCTCTGGAATGTTGCCTGCGACTATGTCATCAATGGCTGGTTAGTTGAGATGGAAGTTGGCGAGATACCCCCACAAGGGTTGCTGCACGATCCTGAATTGAAAGGGCTTTCCGCTGAAACAATTTACGACCGAATCGCAAGCGATCTGCGTCGCGCCCGCAAACTGCGAACTCTGCGTGGCAACTGCGAAGATGGTGACATGTTGAGTGGACACATACCAGAGTGGTGGAGACTAGCTGACGGCGTAACTCTCGATGACTTCTATAGACGCGCTCTGGCACAAGGGCTAGATTGCCACAACCAGATCAATCGCGGCTTGCTGCCAGCCGATCTGGTTGAAGAAATCAATGCGCTGCTTCAGCCGCCTATACCATGGGACGTTGAACTGGCGCAGTGGTTCGACTATTATTTTCCGCCCCTGGAAAAAGTTCGATCTTACGCTCGGCAAAGTCGCCGTCAATCGAGCACGCCGGACATTCCGCGCCCTCGCTATGTTCCCGGAGAATTCGATGATGCGCGCACCTTTGGCGTTATTCTTGACACGTCTGGCTCGATGGATCGGCATCTGCTCGCTCGAGCACTTGGAGCCATCGCGAGCTACAGCGCCTCGCGAGAGGTGCCATTCGCGCGCGTAATATTTTGCGATGCAATCGCCTACGATCAGGGTTATATGTCAATCGATGCGATCGCAGGTCGTGTCAGAGTGCGTGGTCGTGGTGGCACAGTGTTACAGCCTGGCATCGATCTGCTTCAAAACGCCAAAGACTTTCCCAAAACAGGTCCAATACTCATCATCACGGATGGTTACTGCGAAAAGAACTTACTCGTTCGACGCGAGCATGCTTACTTGCTTCCCGCTCAGAATCACTTGCCTTTCAGTCCAAAAGGCAAAGTGTTTTACATCAGCTGA